In a single window of the Alphaproteobacteria bacterium LSUCC0684 genome:
- the ltaE gene encoding low-specificity L-threonine aldolase: MIDFRSDTVTRPTAGMMAAIQEAELGDDVYGDDPATNRLEEMAAEMFGKEAGLFLSSGTQSNLAGVLAHCGRGEEIIIGEGYHIQAWEAGGTSALGGVVMHTLRPDHRGALLSDDIRAAIKPDDYHAPVSRLLSVENTVSGVVHPVSYMDEMASTAHESGLSLHCDGARLMNAVVALGVDAARLVKGCDTVSICLSKGLGTPAGSVLVGDKATIASARRIRKMLGGGMRQSGILAAAGIYALTHHVTRMAEDHRRAKWLADALSSLDGVRIDVAAVETNMLFVTLDERIAVEEMAGFMADQGIILSAGRTTRIVTHLDIDDAACEALKEAMAAFIARYGG; the protein is encoded by the coding sequence ATGATTGACTTCCGCAGCGACACCGTCACAAGGCCAACCGCCGGGATGATGGCCGCGATACAGGAAGCCGAACTCGGCGATGATGTCTATGGGGATGACCCCGCCACCAACAGGCTTGAAGAGATGGCCGCCGAGATGTTCGGCAAGGAAGCCGGGCTGTTTTTGAGCAGCGGCACCCAATCCAATCTTGCCGGCGTGCTCGCCCATTGCGGCCGCGGGGAGGAAATCATCATCGGAGAAGGATATCATATTCAGGCCTGGGAGGCGGGCGGCACCAGCGCGCTGGGCGGGGTCGTCATGCATACCCTGAGACCGGATCATCGCGGCGCCCTGCTCAGCGATGATATCCGGGCCGCCATCAAGCCCGATGATTACCATGCGCCGGTAAGCCGTCTTCTTTCGGTGGAAAATACCGTGAGCGGCGTCGTTCACCCGGTTTCCTATATGGATGAAATGGCCAGCACCGCCCATGAAAGCGGGCTCAGCCTGCATTGCGATGGCGCCCGGTTGATGAACGCCGTGGTTGCGCTCGGGGTCGATGCCGCACGGCTCGTCAAAGGGTGCGATACCGTTTCGATCTGCCTTTCCAAAGGGCTGGGCACGCCTGCAGGCTCGGTCCTTGTCGGTGACAAGGCCACCATCGCCAGCGCACGGCGTATCCGCAAAATGCTGGGGGGCGGGATGCGCCAGAGCGGTATCCTCGCCGCCGCCGGGATTTACGCCCTAACCCATCATGTGACGCGCATGGCCGAAGATCACCGCCGGGCAAAATGGCTTGCCGACGCCCTTTCCAGCCTTGATGGCGTCCGGATCGATGTGGCGGCGGTGGAGACGAACATGCTTTTTGTGACTCTCGATGAACGCATCGCCGTGGAGGAGATGGCCGGGTTCATGGCCGATCAGGGGATCATTCTTTCCGCAGGACGCACAACACGGATTGTCACGCATCTTGATATCGATGATGCCGCCTGCGAGGCCCTCAAGGAAGCGATGGCCGCGTTTATCGCCCGGTATGGAGGCTGA